In Ipomoea triloba cultivar NCNSP0323 chromosome 7, ASM357664v1, a single genomic region encodes these proteins:
- the LOC116026300 gene encoding glycerol-3-phosphate acyltransferase RAM2-like: MVVSTTFPTVDKCSSIDREKDTVVADMDGTLLRGRSSFPYFALIAFEAGGVFRLLFLLLATPLVGVLYYFVSENAGIQVLIFATFAGMKVSSIESVARAVLPKFYTGDLHPESWRVFSSCGGARCVLTANPTVMVEAFLKDFLGADMVLGTEISTWKGRATGLVKKPGVLVGKNKADALKKAFGETRPEIGLGDRHTDAPFMELCKEGYIVPPNPKVKAVTIDKLPKPVIFHDGRLVQKPNPIVALLTILWIPVGFFLACLRIAAGSLLPMPLVYYAFWALGVRVTVKGTPPPPPAAHNGRSGVLFICSHRTLLDPIFLSAALGRRIPVVTYSVSRLSELISPIKTARLSRDRAADACMITRLLKDGDLAICPEGTTCREPFLLRFSSLFAELTGELVPVAMVNRMSMFHGTTARGWKGMDPFYFFMNPSPAYEVTFLNKLPPELTCHSGKSSHEVANYIQRVIAATLSYECTTFTRKDKYQALAGNDGTVPEKPRIKANNIMGC; this comes from the exons ATGGTGGTCTCGACAACCTTTCCGACTGTCGATAAATGTTCATCAATTGACCGCGAAAAGGATACGGTGGTGGCGGACATGGACGGAACGCTGCTTAGAGGGCGTAGCTCTTTTCCATATTTTGCACTCATAGCGTTTGAAGCCGGTGGCGTTTTTAGGCTTCTTTTCTTGCTTTTGGCTACCCCTTTAGTTGGAGTTCTCTACTACTTTGTTTCCGAAAACGCAGGGATCCAG GTGCTTATCTTCGCCACGTTCGCCGGAATGAAGGTGTCGAGCATAGAATCCGTGGCACGCGCCGTCCTGCCGAAGTTCTACACGGGGGACCTCCACCCGGAGTCGTGGCGCGTGTTCTCGTCGTGCGGGGGGGCACGGTGCGTGCTAACGGCGAACCCGACGGTGATGGTGGAGGCGTTCCTGAAGGACTTCCTGGGCGCCGACATGGTGTTGGGGACGGAGATTTCGACGTGGAAGGGAAGGGCTACCGGGCTGGTGAAGAAGCCCGGTGTGCTGGTTGGGAAGAACAAAGCCGATGCGTTGAAGAAGGCTTTTGGGGAGACTCGGCCGGAGATTGGGTTGGGTGATCGCCACACGGATGCCCCCTTCATGGAGCTTTGCAAG GAAGGATACATTGTTCCTCCAAATCCAAAGGTGAAAGCAGTAACCATAGACAAGCTTCCCAAACCGGTCATCTTCCACGACGGGCGGCTAGTGCAAAAGCCCAACCCTATCGTCGCTCTTCTCACCATTCTTTGGATTCCGGTCGGCTTCTTCCTCGCATGTCTGAGAATCGCCGCCGGCTCCCTCCTCCCCATGCCCCTCGTCTACTACGCCTTCTGGGCACTCGGCGTCCGCGTCACCGTCAAAGGcactccgccgccgccgccagcGGCCCACAATGGCCGCTCCGGCGTCCTCTTCATTTGCTCTCACCGGACTCTCCTCGATCCCATCTTCCTCTCCGCCGCCCTCGGCCGCCGCATCCCCGTCGTCACCTACTCCGTCTCCCGCCTCTCCGAGCTCATCTCGCCCATCAAAACCGCCCGCCTCTCCCGCGACCGCGCTGCCGACGCGTGCATGATCACGCGCCTCCTCAAAGACGGCGACCTCGCCATCTGCCCGGAGGGGACCACCTGCCGTGAACCGTTCCTGCTCCGGTTCTCCTCGCTCTTCGCCGAGCTGACCGGCGAGCTGGTCCCCGTCGCGATGGTGAACCGGATGAGCATGTTCCATGGCACGACGGCGCGTGGCTGGAAAGGGATGGACCCCTTCTACTTCTTCATGAACCCCag CCCCGCGTACGAGGTCACGTTCTTGAACAAGCTCCCGCCGGAGCTGACATGTCACTCCGGCAAGTCTAGCCACGAGGTGGCAAACTATATACAGAGGGTTATCGCGGCGACTCTTTCATATGAATGCACTACTTTTACCAGGAAAGATAAGTACCAAGCTCTCGCCGGTAACGATGGCACGGTGCCGGAGAAACCCCGGATTAAGGCTAACAATATCATGGGCTGCTGA
- the LOC116024609 gene encoding uncharacterized protein LOC116024609 produces MGACVSRPESCVGGKSGAKKRKRRRITAIKNRASSSRSSDRCSDQVENALPSDGSFNNPSFYGSVEEAWFDSAAIFESDCCSDEEFQSVADDVHSLDGFETEHVHMPGNSSASCNSTCNSVSGIAKTRIQPNSSVYPKDANSGQRNEVKPVFLSETSLSMNGSVGLDNDRILPNNCLPCLASTVPPVEKRRSLSSSPRKKAALKLPFKWKDGNSNSSLVSSKSLLQRPNAGSQVPVCPLEKRIPNSWSRIEAGSFRIRGENYFRDKKKDFAPNYAAYYPIGVDVFLCQRKINHIAQLVELPVIESSANLPPILVVNVQIPLYPATLFQNETDGEGISFVLYFRLSDSYAKELPYHFQDGIRKLINDEMEKMKGFPIDNIVPYRERLKILGRVANVDDLPLSAAERKLMHAYNEKPVLSRPQHEFYEGENYFEIDLDMHRFSYISRKGFEAFLDRLKYCILDFGLTIQANKSEELPEQVLCCIRLNEIDYENYQQLGLNQEPLE; encoded by the exons ATGGGGGCGTGCGTTTCAAGGCCGGAGAGCTGTGTAGGCGGAAAGTCTGGAGCTAAAAAGAGGAAGAGAAGAAGGATCACTGCTATCAAGAATAGGGCTTCTTCTTCACGTTCATCTGATCGTTGTAGTGATCAAGTTGAAAATGCTTTGCCTTCAGATGGCTCCTTCAACAATCCCAGCTTTTATG GGAGTGTTGAGGAAGCCTGGTTTGATTCTGCTGCAATATTCGAATCTGATTGCTGCAGTGATGAGGAATTCCAGAGTGTTGCTGATG ATGTTCACTCTCTCGATGGCTTTGAAACCGAGCATGTTCACATGCCCGGGAATTCATCAGCCAGCTGCAATTCTACTTGTAACTCTGTCAGCGGGATTGCTAAAACTCGTATCCAACCAAACAGCTCAGTGTATCCGAAAGATGCTAATTCTGGACAGCGAAATGAGGTAAAACCTGTGTTCCTCAGTGAAACCTCGTTGTCTATGAATGGAAGCGTTGGGTTGGATAACGATAGGATTCTTCCGAATAACTGCCTGCCCTGTCTTGCTTCTACTGTCCCTCCCGTTGAGAAACGAAGATCCTTGAGCTCCAGTCCTCGAAAGAAGGCTGCATTAAAACTGCCCTTCAAATGGAAAGACGGGAATTCTAATTCTTCTTTAG TTTCATCGAAGTCACTTCTGCAAAGACCAAATGCGGGTTCTCAAGTACCAGTTTGTCCCTTGGAGAAGAGAATCCCCAACAGTTGGTCTCGCATTGAAGCCGGTTCTTTCAGAATTCGAGGAGAGAACTACTTCCG GGACAAGAAAAAGGACTTTGCTCCAAATTATGCTGCATATTACCCAATTGGCGTCGATGTATTTCTATGCCAGAGGAAAATAAACCACATTGCTCAGCTCGTGGAGCTTCCTGTTATCGAATCTTCAGCCAACCTTCCACCCATTCTCGTCGTGAATGTCCAG ATACCATTATACCCAGCCACGCTTTTTCAGAACGAAACAGATGGAGAAGGAATAAGTTTCGTTCTGTACTTCAGGCTTTCTGATAGTTACGCGAAAGAGCTTCCATATCATTTTCAAGACGGTATAAGA AAGCTGATCAACGATGAAATGGAAAAAATGAAGGGTTTTCCAATAGACAACATCGTACCATATAGGGAACGGTTGAAGATCCTAGGTCGTGTAGCAAATGTGGACGATCTGCCTTTGAGTGCAGCAGAGAGGAAGCTAATGCATGCCTACAATGAAAAACCTGTCCTTTCTCGTCCTCAACACGAGTTCTATGAG ggagaaaattattttgaaattgatTTAGATATGCACAGATTCAGTTATATCTCCAGGAAAGGTTTTGAAGCATTCTTAGATAGGCTAAAATACTGCATCTTGGATTTTGGCCTCACAATTCAG GCTAACAAATCCGAGGAATTGCCAGAGCAGGTGTTATGTTGTATAAGGTTAAATGAAATTGACTATGAGAATTATCAGCAACTAGGGTTGAATCAAGAGCCCCTTGAATAG